AAAGAGGTTTATGAGTTTGAAAAGGGGGCCAATGACTTAGTTTGTTCTTCTAAACGTTTGCAGTACTCTAAATCTGCCGCATGGTATTCCGAGAgcatgtgaactatataggcctaagaCTACCTCATAACGGAATATGACAGGGTTCACGTATCTGTAGCTCCCGTTACACAGTCCCAAAATCAAAGCGGACTTTTAGCCAAATAAATACACATTCCACTCATTTTCACGCCAATTTTTATCTAGATACCACCAGGAACTTTAAAACGTTGGATAATTTCCAGGCCGAAAAACAACATCAACTTAGCTGCACTCTGGTTATTGAAAACAAGGTTTTAAAGGCATACGAAAGAGTCTAAAAAAATCAGAGAAATCTTAATTTTCTACCAATAATACATCTCCTTCTATAGGGTTTTAAATGGGATATTTGTTCTACATTTCTATGTATTAAAAATTGCACTGCTGTTGATAAACATGTTTGTGATTAcatttgcaacattttaaCGTACTTCCTTATTGTAGCATTTgcgttttttgaaaattgtagTTTGCAATTTTCTTGCGTATTGCAATTCATAATTTTCGGTTTGAGCGTGTTTTAGCATATCGCTTAAAAGGTCTGCATAAGTTACACCATATCGctttaaatgtaaaacattttttattctcGAAAGAGTTTGCACAAAATCTTGGTTAAAATCTGGTCCGGGCTGTCGCTTTTGTCATCCACTTTACGAAGGACGAAGTCGGCATCCTCATCTTCATCATCACCAAGAAGATCCATCAGTTCAGTATCATCAGACTCCTGGCTTGAATCTTTTATCTTTTTGGctaagaaataattttgttcaCAATCAGCAGTTTGTATATGTTTGCCAAGGCCTATTGTTGATAATACTGCGTTATCAATTCAATACGTTATGACAAATAACTCTAAGTGTTTGTATATACAGTACGTGCGAAATATCGTACTGGCTGACCTTGAACCAAGATCTTTTCAAGTGTTTCAAGGTTATTCTCGATTTCCGTCGGGGTGAACTTGTCGGACAAATCATCCGCCAATTCGCGCATCTCTTCGTCGTAAGCCTCCTTGTCCTGTAAGCACATAGTTAAGTGAAAAATATGTCGCAATTAATAAAGGAAAAAATCGTCAAACATTGTTCCTGACGTCACTTTACTTCATCATGAAGTCTTCCAAGTTCTTCAAGATCTCCATCGTGGTATCTTTGATTGACGTGACAGAACATATTGGCCGGTTGGTTCATGCAGCAACAGCCCTGACTGTGCCCACTAATCTCTCTTCTGTTTCATAGAAAGAAACCGAATCTATTGTTATCCATGCTCGAATATAGTTAACTAAACATAAATACtataaaagtttgaatcaaCTAATAGAATTGTACCTGACGAAATGGTTCGCAGTGTTATGATATGAGTTTGACCCAGTTCGGCGATGGCTACGTCTACGTCCACTGGAACTCCTTCTACGCCTTCTCCTGATGCCATAGCTCTCTTCAGGTATCACCATGCAGGCTATGATCACCAACGCTATTGCCACCTTCCAATTCATTTTTTGCTGTAAAaccataatttttatttgcattctCGTTACCGATTGACAAACCAACATAAACAACAGTTTCCGACATTTATTACAACATCTGTGTCTAATAACTTTTATATATAGTATAATcactgtactgtatatacaataatttattttagaaattctATACTTACAAACTTGATCCTCGAAGAAATGATTGTTGTATTATTTCTAGTCAAGCGTATTGTATGGGGCTTTCCACTTCGAAACCTCACTGCTAACTGAGCCATCAGTACGTCATCCGCGCTATTTAAAGactcttttttgaaaatatggtaaTGAGGGTCTGGGTTATAAACTACAATTTGGTCTTCTCTCAATTCTTACTTCCTCTTCCTTGTGAATTTTTAGTCTAGTGCAATGTATAAAATGTCATAAGCTTATTAAAAAAAGCTAGTATAATGGTGAAACTCACTATAATAAGATTTCAACATAGTTTTAAAACGATTTAGATTATTTGATTAAATTGGTATTTTTACCGTAAATCACGTGGAAAAGTTTGTATTTCTAAACAAAGTCAatataatgtttatttacTCCTAAATTTTGTTGCTACTTGTCAAaaatacgtcacaataacttaattaaatatttttctggcAGCGTAGTATTGACATCATAGTATTTTTCGGTGGagtaactaaaatttttaaattttatttaatgcttgattttcattgtACTTATACGTAACGGCAATAGCTTTTGAGTATCTTTGTTATATTAAATACGTCTTACAGGtaacttcattgctttttgtttcatatatCTGCCAGTCCTCGAGGTCCAGTTAAAGAATATGCTTGCAAGTATGTCGTTTGACAGTCCAATAGTCTTATCACCAACTGAAACAACTGGCTTACAATATCAGCCGCTAGGGCGTAATAAGAGGGTTTTGAAACGTAATCATTGTTTCTTGTTTCCTGCCCACCACGTATATATTTTACCATAAAGTGTAGACATAAGTATTACTGTTGCTGGTTGTGGTCAACATTCAATGCtctgttgtttattgtttactgtTTGGCGTTGTACAGTGCTGCATAATGTCAATTTCTTATAATGTATACTTTCTGTGCTTTGCGTTAAAATTTCGAGGTTTTGTACGAAAATAAACACACCCGTTAAACAAAAAGAGTTATAAAAAGGCTATTGTCTATATTGAGCTTTGCATTTATCGTTCATAGAACTAGTTTAAGTactttttttagaaaattgtATCCATTgttagttataattattaataatatGTTAATTAAGATGCAGATAAGGTCGCAAAATTTTCCACCATTGGGAATTCTGATCCATGCAAATGATGCTGGTTTTAATGAATAGTGTTAAACAAAGCGATGAAATATCtattgtatttaaaaacataattggTACAGTTGAGCAGCTACtcgcaaaaaatttaaaactgtaaaaGAGAGAGCCACCGACATCAACCTACATCGCAGACGTCGTCAACTAAGCCAATTCTCAACAGCACAAATTACGAACATTAAAATATGTTACATACAAGATCACAAGTTTGTAATATATATTCAGCGTAAAGTTCCGTAAGCAGAGCATCTTATCTGTTGATGTTTCAGTCAAATAAATAGATGTAAACTTGAACCTATAccaaacaaaatgtttaaatgcatttttaatttgtgttttttcatTGGTTTTGATTTGGTTTTTAAGACGgggtttgtttttttgccattGTCTGCACCAAAATTTCAAGCTTTTAATATTcatattgattttttttgcataGAAAGACAACAAGAGAGTATATATAGACTGTTCTAATGCAGCTAAATGTATCTGTGTGTGCAACGCATAATCAAGTGAGGGTGCTGcaagaaatgcaaaaaacGTGGCAAACCATGCAAAAAGCTTAGAGTGAAAGTGTAACGATTATTTTCTCGCTCAGTTAGCCAGGTTTTAATTTCACGCTTacggtgaaccgcgacaccaATAACTTTGAGTCACTTTCCACTGTGAAACTGAGTAGCGTTATCACGCTAATAAACCAAACCGACGATCCTCGAAAAGCCACATTTTATTGGTCTCAGCCAGACGCCGACTCAGACTCACCTCTCCTAAAATCGCACAATCTTTATATACAACCAGGGTGCCAAAACACGTGATTAAAATAGTTCAACAAACGCGTACACGGTGCTGATTGGTAAAAACGCTCGCTTCAAACGAAAATACGATGATAAGTAACAACATGTGGGAACAAAGTCCGTGACACACCCCCCATCCTACATTTGAGACCACCCGGGCGAAACTTTTCCCCTGTCCCAaggtatgtgaattaaatcACGGTGACTTGTGTGTACGATGCAagctaaaaacataaaaacgacaaaaagTGCTCTATTACCTAAAAATCCGAGAACTCTAACACGTGTTCGTGCTCCCCAAAACACTAGTAAAGCGGAACATGTATGCGCTTCATCTGTAACAGGCGTCGACGTTGACTTTTTGAGGGCCCCTTCCGACAGGTAGGTCGCTTGATTGTTGAGAACTGAAGTAGGCAAGCTCTCATCGGCTTCATTCTGTCCAGCATCGGAAACATCGGTGCGACTGCACTCTCCATCGGTACCGCTGTCATCTTCCTGGCCCACCCCCAGCAATAAAACTTCTTCAGCTTCTACAGCTTTCTGGGGGTTAGTGATGAAGCTATAAAGATAGTCAAAATCTTTCTCTTCGAAGACGGTTTCTGGGAGAGACATGACCATTTGTGGATCCCTTAAGCCCTTCATCACGCACAGGAACATTAAATCTTTTCGAAGACGTTCGTTTGCTGGGTAGGCCCTTCTACCCAGAGTGTTTACTGTCTTTACAGTCACATGCAGACTCGTCTTGTAGTTGTCGTCTGTTAAAGAAAGATTTCCGCATTCTGTACAGAGCTTCTCGATAGTCGACAATCAACTCGAATTGATAAACAACGTCTACTAAAGACATCTCGGCAACAGGTAAGTAACTTAACCTTTGGAGAAACATTTCTTGAATCGAAGCCAAGAAAAAC
The Clavelina lepadiformis chromosome 4, kaClaLepa1.1, whole genome shotgun sequence DNA segment above includes these coding regions:
- the LOC143452975 gene encoding uncharacterized protein LOC143452975 produces the protein MNWKVAIALVIIACMVIPEESYGIRRRRRRSSSGRRRSHRRTGSNSYHNTANHFVRREISGHSQGCCCMNQPANMFCHVNQRYHDGDLEELGRLHDEDKEAYDEEMRELADDLSDKFTPTEIENNLETLEKILVQAKKIKDSSQESDDTELMDLLGDDEDEDADFVLRKVDDKSDSPDQILTKILCKLFRE